Proteins from a single region of Oncorhynchus kisutch isolate 150728-3 unplaced genomic scaffold, Okis_V2 scaffold3979, whole genome shotgun sequence:
- the LOC109885522 gene encoding dynactin subunit 6, producing the protein MSDKQNAQKSAKIAAGAVVCVESEIRGEVTIGARTVVHPKARIIAEAGPIVIGEGNLIEEQALIINSYPENIAPDSEGVEPKTMTIGINNVFEVGCMSQALKIGDNNVIESKADLGRNMILTSGCIIGACCQVNTCEVIPENTVIFGSGCQRRVQTERPQPQTLQLDFLMKILPNYHHMKKTVKTTSAVTPAKN; encoded by the exons ATGTCGGATAAACAAAATGCTCAAAAAAG tGCTAAAATAGCAGCTGGCGCCGTGGTGTGCGTCGAAAGCGAGATCAGAGGGGAAGTCACTATTG GTGCCAGAACGGTGGTCCATCCCAAAGCCCGCATCATTGCCGAGGCAGGACCCATAGTCATCGGAGAAGGCAACCTCATCGAGGAACAAGCTCTTATAATTAACAG TTATCCAGAGAACATAGCGCCTGACTCTGAGGGGGTGGAGCCAAAGACGATGACCATCGGCATCAACAACGTGTTTGAAGTTGGGTGTA TGTCTCAAGCTTTGAAAATTGGGGACAACAATGTCATAGAATCCAAAG ctgACCTGGGCAGGAACATGATTCTAACTTCTGGTTGTATCATCGGCGCCTGTTGCCAGGTCAACACCTGTGAGGTCATACCTGAAAACACTGTCATCTTCGGCTCAGGGTGTCAGAGACGTGTGCAGACAGAGCGACCAcag CCTCAGACTCTTCAGCTTGACTTCCTGATGAAGATCCTCCCCAACTACCACCACATGAAGAAGACTGTCAAAACCACCTCCGCTGTCACACCGGCCAAAAACTAA